In Xenorhabdus poinarii G6, the following are encoded in one genomic region:
- a CDS encoding YhbP family protein — MDLNKEILIIRRYLASQHVFTLCTASIGDLWCASCFYVFDADNMAFWFMTESDTRHGQMMQNNPIVAGTVAGQIRNIAQIKGIQFRGEVMPLTDEAEAIARARYCRRFPIALAAKTPIWQLNMHEIKMVDNTLGFGKKLYWQR; from the coding sequence ATGGATTTAAATAAAGAAATTTTAATCATTCGTCGATATCTCGCCAGCCAACATGTATTTACGCTTTGTACGGCTTCAATTGGGGATCTATGGTGCGCTAGCTGCTTTTATGTCTTTGATGCTGATAACATGGCATTCTGGTTTATGACTGAATCAGATACCCGACACGGGCAGATGATGCAGAACAATCCCATCGTAGCAGGGACTGTTGCCGGCCAAATACGCAATATTGCACAAATCAAAGGCATTCAATTTCGTGGTGAAGTGATGCCATTAACGGATGAAGCCGAGGCTATCGCCAGGGCGCGTTATTGCCGCCGTTTTCCTATCGCACTGGCCGCCAAAACCCCAATCTGGCAGCTCAATATGCATGAAATCAAAATGGTGGATAATACGCTTGGTTTTGGCAAAAAATTATATTGGCAGCGTTGA
- the bhsA gene encoding multiple stress resistance protein BhsA has protein sequence MKNVKNIVAVLALCAVSLGSFAATEVQVAKGDKMGVVSVTGAATLDSLTQKLSKKADKAGASYFRVISTTGQNQLSGVAEIYK, from the coding sequence ATGAAAAATGTAAAAAATATCGTTGCTGTCTTAGCATTATGTGCGGTTTCATTGGGTTCTTTTGCTGCGACTGAAGTTCAAGTCGCTAAGGGAGATAAAATGGGGGTTGTTTCTGTCACGGGAGCGGCCACACTGGATAGCCTGACCCAAAAATTATCCAAAAAAGCTGACAAAGCTGGAGCAAGCTATTTTCGTGTTATTTCGACAACGGGTCAGAATCAACTCAGCGGCGTTGCTGAAATTTATAAATAA
- the nrdG gene encoding anaerobic ribonucleoside-triphosphate reductase-activating protein has protein sequence MNYHQYYPVDVVNGPGTRCTLFVSGCIHQCRGCYNQSTWRPDSGQPFTQAMENQIITDLQDRRIQRQGLSLSGGDPLHPHNIASVLQLVKRVQKVCPDKDIWLWTGYTLSELSEMQQDVLRYVHVVVDGKFEQARYDPALVWRGSHNQVIHYLR, from the coding sequence ATGAATTATCACCAATACTATCCGGTTGATGTGGTGAATGGTCCCGGAACCCGTTGTACACTGTTCGTGTCAGGTTGCATACATCAATGCCGTGGCTGCTATAACCAAAGCACGTGGCGGCCCGATTCGGGTCAGCCTTTTACGCAGGCAATGGAAAATCAGATTATCACGGATCTACAAGATCGCCGTATTCAGCGCCAGGGGTTGTCATTATCTGGCGGCGATCCGCTGCATCCTCATAATATCGCCAGTGTACTGCAACTGGTTAAACGCGTACAAAAAGTGTGCCCGGATAAAGATATCTGGCTATGGACAGGATATACCCTCAGTGAATTAAGCGAAATGCAACAAGACGTTCTCCGATATGTTCATGTTGTGGTCGATGGAAAATTTGAACAAGCGCGGTATGATCCTGCGTTAGTTTGGCGAGGTAGTCATAATCAGGTCATCCACTATTTAAGGTAG
- a CDS encoding GNAT family N-acetyltransferase has translation MLIRVEIPVDAMEIDRLLRQSFETSAEAELIQKLREDGLLTLGIVATDDEGHVIGYAGFTPVDTNGENHQWVGMLPLAVAEQYRSHGIGDQLIYEGLDSLNEFGYGAVVVLGDPEYYQRLGFKFAEEYQLYCQWPECEDYFLIYTLADIALEDCYGLVTYPAQLDNLWSLPG, from the coding sequence ATGTTAATTAGGGTCGAAATTCCTGTCGATGCGATGGAGATTGATCGTTTGTTGCGCCAATCTTTTGAAACGTCGGCAGAAGCTGAGCTGATTCAAAAACTAAGAGAAGATGGTTTGTTGACGCTGGGTATTGTGGCAACGGATGATGAAGGTCATGTGATTGGTTACGCCGGTTTTACGCCTGTTGATACCAATGGTGAAAATCATCAATGGGTTGGTATGCTGCCATTGGCAGTGGCGGAGCAATACCGTAGTCATGGAATTGGTGATCAATTGATTTATGAAGGATTGGATAGTCTGAATGAGTTTGGCTATGGCGCGGTTGTGGTGTTGGGCGATCCTGAATATTACCAGCGTTTGGGTTTTAAATTTGCCGAAGAATATCAATTGTATTGCCAATGGCCTGAGTGCGAAGACTATTTTTTGATCTACACACTGGCGGATATTGCACTGGAAGATTGTTATGGTCTGGTTACTTACCCTGCTCAACTTGATAATTTATGGTCATTACCGGGGTGA